Within Gammaproteobacteria bacterium, the genomic segment CGAATTGAGCACGCAGCTCCTCCTGTTCTTTACGCTTGACCTTAATATAGGCATCATGTTTAGTAACAAGGTCTTGTGCAGAGGAAATATCTCGGCGTATATCATCAGGGACCGATTGACCACTGCGTTCTCGCTCAGCGGCCTGGGCCGTCATATCTGACATCGAGCGACGGAGAATAGCAATATTACTCTCGGTGATACGAATAATGCCATCCAGCGCGTCCAGTTTTCCATTACGCCCCATTTCGAGGTCCTTCTCATTGGCGTAAGAGGTCAACAATACTCGATCCTTGGCCATCTGTTCCTCAACCTTGCGGCGTTCTTCAGCCTGGATACGTGCCTTACGCTCATCCTCAATCAGTTGTTCCTTAGTTTTAGCTGCGCTAGTAACGCCAACGGTCAGACCATATTTATTGACCTCCGCACGCCCTTTCTGGGAATCCTCTGGTGGGACATGGTCGCCATAATGGATGACCCCTTTTTCGTCAGTCCATTTAAAAAAATTATTCGCTGCCTCGACCATTCCAGGGTGTAATCCAAGCAGGATCCCCCCCCACAACCACAAACCAATTTGTATCTTTTTCATTAGATCGACCTCAAGGTAAGCTAAAACGCCTCTGTCCGCCTACCAGCGTAGCAACTAACCCAAGTTGCCACTTATGCGGTAAGAAACGAAAGAACACCTCTCCCGGAGGGAGAGGGAAGAAAAGCGCGCTAGGTGGCAACTTGAGTTAAATTATGACCTCTTCCTTTAATGCTCGCTGCAGATACGGGAAGTATTGCTGATCCGATTGGAAGATGTGATTAGCGATTACGGTATAACCCATAAATTCAAATAATGGTTTAGCATTAATCTCACCGTTACGTAGCTCGGTAATAAGCCGGGTAGCCTTCGTCAACAACGCCTGGTGTTGGGCTTTATGCCCATTCAGTCCCGGATAGGCAATTTTTTCTAGAATCTCTTCTTCCTCCCGAAAATGAAGTTCTACATCAATAAGTAACTGTTCTGCTACCGCGATCACCCGTTCATTTGGATACGACTTCACCACCGCAGCAAACAATTTATTGACCAGCGCAAAAAGTGCCTGATGTTGGACATCGATAGGGTCATATCCGCAGACAAAATGAGGATGCCAGGCCAGTTGTAGGTTAGCCACAGAATCTGAATCACTATCAACATTACTGTCAACAATCACACGGTTGCGACCACTATTCTTGGCTACATATAACGCCTTATCCGCACGTTCAAACACCTGTTCAATGCGCTCGTTACCGGAAAAGACATGGGTAATACCGATACTCACGGTTACCTGAATCGCCATATCCTGGGCAGGAATAGGTTGAGCAGCTAGTGAACGACGCACTCGTTCCATCGCAATAGAGGCATTCTCGGAGGTTGATTCAGGAAACAACACGGCGAATTCTTCGCCTCCCCAACGTGCCGCAATATCTAGCGAACGAACACCACTCTGCAGAATGCTGGCAAAGGTTGCCAGCACCAGATCTCCCGACTGGTGCCCATAGGTATCATTGACCCGTTTAAAATGATCGATGTCCAATATCGCAAAGGCATAGGGTCGTTGGGTGCGCTGCGCGCGGGCATGTTCTGATTCTACTCGCAGCAGAAAGGCCCGTCGATTGGCGAGCCCTGTGAGGGTATCTGAGAATGCCATTGCCTCCAGGCTACGATTGAGTTCGGTCAGTTCATGAGTCCGCGTGGTTAC encodes:
- a CDS encoding two-component system, cell cycle response regulator, which gives rise to MVVLYVGFIWFGEWVAVHHPFSSAVVSFSSGIGLLIFITFERSAIRLLSISSVVAYGSYQVLFAGVDAGLLAILGSSLLLGLLNTIESWLAWHALPRNIEQTDVSPISDWKAFLRFFLRCAILPPFATVWLMVLVREYFLSNVTFSTPFELLARFIQVTSGDILGIIAVAPLFFVFQKMGSRNALMLGGKVVLLLAVPVLLAILAYKLMVFVVIPLIFVVVLVILYIAIRYSFVGAAWSFAFISLASVLFSFLGQKWMVGGDSNLTYFYFTFVILCLGVFPHYIALAIIELRYFNESLASVTTRTHELTELNRSLEAMAFSDTLTGLANRRAFLLRVESEHARAQRTQRPYAFAILDIDHFKRVNDTYGHQSGDLVLATFASILQSGVRSLDIAARWGGEEFAVLFPESTSENASIAMERVRRSLAAQPIPAQDMAIQVTVSIGITHVFSGNERIEQVFERADKALYVAKNSGRNRVIVDSNVDSDSDSVANLQLAWHPHFVCGYDPIDVQHQALFALVNKLFAAVVKSYPNERVIAVAEQLLIDVELHFREEEEILEKIAYPGLNGHKAQHQALLTKATRLITELRNGEINAKPLFEFMGYTVIANHIFQSDQQYFPYLQRALKEEVII
- a CDS encoding putative DUF4124 domain-containing protein (Evidence 3 : Putative function from multiple computational evidences), whose protein sequence is MKKIQIGLWLWGGILLGLHPGMVEAANNFFKWTDEKGVIHYGDHVPPEDSQKGRAEVNKYGLTVGVTSAAKTKEQLIEDERKARIQAEERRKVEEQMAKDRVLLTSYANEKDLEMGRNGKLDALDGIIRITESNIAILRRSMSDMTAQAAERERSGQSVPDDIRRDISSAQDLVTKHDAYIKVKRKEQEELRAQFDADLKRFRELRAMQGIEMPESTPLSQDASVPKMNNIAQETTTKALEAVSAKCDDSPSCAKAWSLAQLYVRAKANTRLQVVTNTRLLTTEPTQSTTIGLSVIRTQDQGGARLVLDVLCHNSPEGQKYCHTPQVRAVLDGFKDYVEGH